One window of Marinomonas primoryensis genomic DNA carries:
- a CDS encoding DUF6151 family protein, with amino-acid sequence MSEVNLKCACGTVTGKTLAVSSRIGTRITCCCDDCQVFAQFLGQEGKVLDQYGGTDILQIPVSHLTISEGKSEISCVRFSPKGMYRWYAKCCNTPIGNTFGAGGPFIGIIHSFMDKATTSEVDLGKNRGHILTKFAKTPVPENLKGSSLSINFRVVTKILSWKLKGLNKPSEFFNNNAEPICEPQILDKKAQNS; translated from the coding sequence ATGTCTGAAGTAAATTTAAAATGCGCTTGTGGAACCGTTACAGGAAAAACCTTAGCCGTCAGTTCAAGAATTGGTACGAGGATTACTTGCTGTTGTGACGATTGCCAAGTATTTGCTCAGTTTCTGGGACAGGAAGGAAAAGTATTAGATCAATATGGCGGGACAGATATACTTCAAATACCAGTCTCTCATCTCACGATTAGTGAAGGAAAGTCAGAAATTTCCTGTGTCAGGTTTAGCCCTAAAGGCATGTATCGTTGGTATGCGAAGTGCTGCAACACACCAATTGGAAATACATTTGGTGCTGGTGGTCCATTTATTGGGATTATTCATAGTTTCATGGACAAAGCGACAACGAGTGAGGTGGATTTAGGCAAAAACAGAGGTCACATTCTTACTAAGTTTGCTAAAACACCAGTTCCTGAGAACCTTAAAGGTTCTTCATTGAGCATTAATTTTAGAGTGGTGACTAAAATCCTTTCATGGAAGTTAAAAGGTCTCAACAAACCCTCTGAGTTTTTCAATAACAATGCAGAGCCAATTTGCGAACCTCAAATCCTTGATAAAAAGGCCCAGAACTCTTAA
- a CDS encoding histone deacetylase family protein, producing the protein MSKFRLLAETLREQGILTNDNEYQPSPLSLTALMQAHEKGYVQRFIRGELTPQEQKVIGLPWSEWLVERTLRAVSGTILTSELAFQHGLACHLAGGTHHAHPSHGSGFCIFNDLAVAALAMIESGKANKILILDCDVHQGDGTIAFFKDSTNIIPVSWHCEENYPQIKQTAGINIVIPKGANDQEYLSILKSTLPTILAEHQPDFIFYDAGVDVHKDDRLGYVNLSDDGIFARDKYVIETCVVLNLPTACVIGGGYDRQEEKVAWRHSLLHQAADQIWKEYFFRLYRRHSL; encoded by the coding sequence ATGTCTAAATTTCGTCTTTTGGCTGAAACATTAAGAGAGCAGGGGATCTTAACGAACGACAACGAATATCAACCATCGCCTTTGTCATTGACTGCACTTATGCAAGCCCATGAAAAAGGTTATGTTCAGCGCTTTATTCGTGGAGAGCTTACCCCACAAGAGCAAAAAGTAATTGGCCTTCCTTGGTCTGAATGGCTGGTGGAGCGAACCTTGCGCGCGGTATCAGGCACCATATTAACCAGCGAACTTGCATTTCAACATGGACTGGCGTGTCACCTTGCAGGTGGCACGCACCATGCTCATCCTTCTCATGGCTCTGGTTTCTGTATTTTCAACGATCTAGCTGTCGCAGCACTCGCCATGATCGAATCGGGTAAAGCGAATAAAATACTCATCCTAGACTGCGACGTACATCAAGGTGACGGTACCATCGCCTTTTTCAAAGACAGCACCAACATTATTCCTGTCTCGTGGCATTGCGAAGAAAATTACCCACAAATCAAACAAACCGCTGGCATCAACATCGTCATTCCCAAAGGTGCGAATGATCAAGAATACTTATCCATTCTAAAAAGTACCCTGCCGACGATACTTGCCGAACACCAACCAGACTTCATCTTCTACGACGCTGGTGTCGACGTCCATAAAGACGACAGACTCGGCTACGTCAACCTCAGCGACGACGGCATATTTGCAAGGGACAAATACGTCATAGAAACCTGCGTAGTACTCAACCTACCAACCGCCTGTGTCATCGGCGGTGGCTATGACAGACAAGAAGAAAAAGTTGCATGGCGACACAGCTTGCTGCACCAAGCAGCGGATCAGATATGGAAAGAGTACTTTTTTAGGCTTTACAGGCGACATAGTCTTTAG